In one Cyclopterus lumpus isolate fCycLum1 chromosome 24, fCycLum1.pri, whole genome shotgun sequence genomic region, the following are encoded:
- the gopc gene encoding Golgi-associated PDZ and coiled-coil motif-containing protein isoform X2 codes for MSASAGCSPAAQRSGLGPGMSMFRWLEVLEKEFDKAFVDVDLLLGEIDPDQVDITYEGRQKMTSLSSCFAQLCHKTQTVFQLNHKLEAQLVDLRSELTEAKAERKVIEREVHDQLLQLHALQLQLHAKQGHAEDSDSIKDRLEQELEVSKKEKLAEARLGTEVKLFKKENEALRRHMAVLQAEVYGARLAAKYLDKELAGRVQQIQLLGRDMKGPAHDKLWNQLEAEIHLHRHKTVIRACRGRNDPKKPLLSPVGHGPEMLKKSQGVGPIRKVVLVKDDHEGLGISITGGKEHGVPILISEIHPSQPADRCGGLHVGDAILAVNSMNLRDAKHKEAVTILSQQRGQIEFEVVYVAPEVDSDDENVEYEDDSGHRYRLYLDELDSSSTAPPSSSSASLQALEKMSLSNGAETRDTGISSEMTAEETSSKTPETDCSS; via the exons ATGTCCGCTTCGGCTGGATGCTCCCCGGCGGCTCAGAGATCAGGCCTGGGTCCAGGTATGTCTATGTTTCGCTGGCTAGAAGTGCTAGAGAAAGAGTTTGACAAGGCCTTCGTGGACGTTGATCTGCTGCTCGGAGAAATAGACCCAGATCAAGTCGATATCACGTACGAGGGTCGGCAGAAGATGACGAGTTTGAGCTCCTGTTTCGCTCAGCTCTGTCACAAAACCCAGACGGTTTTCCAACTGAACCACAAACTAGAA GCTCAGCTAGTGGACCTGCGTTCTGAGCTGACTGAGGCTAAGGCTGAGCGGAAAGTGATAGAAAGGGAGGTCCATGACCAGCTCCTGCAGCTTCATgctctccagctgcagctccatgCCAAGCAAGGCCATGCTGAGGACTCTGACTCCATTAAAGACAGACTG GAGCAGGAACTCGAGGTCAGCAAGAAGGAGAAATTAGCAGAGGCAAGACTGGGGACAGAAGTAAAACtatttaagaaagaaaatgaggCTCTTCGCAGACACATGGCAGTACTGCAGGCCGAAGTGTACGGAGCCAGACTGGCGGCCAAATACTTGGACAAGGAACTGGCTGGCAG GGTTCAGCAGATCCAGTTACTGGGCCGTGACATGAAAGGGCCAGCACATGACAAGCTGTGGAACCAACTGGAGGCAGAGATTCACCTTCACCGCCATAAGACTGTCATCCGAGCATGTCGGGGGCGCAATGATCCGAAGAAACCTCTTCTTTCTCCAGTGGGGCAT GGTCCAGAAATGTTGAAGAAGAGCCAGGGAGTTGGCCCTATCAGAAAGGTGGTGCTGGTCAAAGATGATCATGAGGGGCTTGGCATCTCTATTACA GGAGGAAAGGAGCACGGAGTTCCCATTCTAATCTCAGAGATCCATCCAAGTCAGCCTGCAGACCGATGTGGAGGTCTGCACGTCGGAGATGCCATCCTTGCTGTCAACAGCATGAATTTGCGAGATGCCAAACACAAGGAGGCTGTCACCATTCTGTCTCAGCAG CGAGGACAGATAGAATTTGAGGTGGTGTATGTGGCTCCAGAGGTGGACAGCGATGATGAGAATGTGGAGTATGAAGACGACAGTGGCCATCGTTATCGACTCTACCTGGATGAGctggacagcagcagcacagcgccacccagcagcagctccgcATCACTGCAgg
- the gopc gene encoding Golgi-associated PDZ and coiled-coil motif-containing protein isoform X3, whose product MSASAGCSPAAQRSGLGPGMSMFRWLEVLEKEFDKAFVDVDLLLGEIDPDQVDITYEGRQKMTSLSSCFAQLCHKTQTVFQLNHKLEAQLVDLRSELTEAKAERKVIEREVHDQLLQLHALQLQLHAKQGHAEDSDSIKDRLPAPTLEVMEQELEVSKKEKLAEARLGTEVKLFKKENEALRRHMAVLQAEVYGARLAAKYLDKELAGRVQQIQLLGRDMKGPAHDKLWNQLEAEIHLHRHKTVIRACRGRNDPKKPLLSPVGHGPEMLKKSQGVGPIRKVVLVKDDHEGLGISITGGKEHGVPILISEIHPSQPADRCGGLHVGDAILAVNSMNLRDAKHKEAVTILSQQRWTAMMRMWSMKTTVAIVIDSTWMSWTAAAQRHPAAAPHHCRLWRRCP is encoded by the exons ATGTCCGCTTCGGCTGGATGCTCCCCGGCGGCTCAGAGATCAGGCCTGGGTCCAGGTATGTCTATGTTTCGCTGGCTAGAAGTGCTAGAGAAAGAGTTTGACAAGGCCTTCGTGGACGTTGATCTGCTGCTCGGAGAAATAGACCCAGATCAAGTCGATATCACGTACGAGGGTCGGCAGAAGATGACGAGTTTGAGCTCCTGTTTCGCTCAGCTCTGTCACAAAACCCAGACGGTTTTCCAACTGAACCACAAACTAGAA GCTCAGCTAGTGGACCTGCGTTCTGAGCTGACTGAGGCTAAGGCTGAGCGGAAAGTGATAGAAAGGGAGGTCCATGACCAGCTCCTGCAGCTTCATgctctccagctgcagctccatgCCAAGCAAGGCCATGCTGAGGACTCTGACTCCATTAAAGACAGACTG CCTGCCCCAACATTGGAAGTGATG GAGCAGGAACTCGAGGTCAGCAAGAAGGAGAAATTAGCAGAGGCAAGACTGGGGACAGAAGTAAAACtatttaagaaagaaaatgaggCTCTTCGCAGACACATGGCAGTACTGCAGGCCGAAGTGTACGGAGCCAGACTGGCGGCCAAATACTTGGACAAGGAACTGGCTGGCAG GGTTCAGCAGATCCAGTTACTGGGCCGTGACATGAAAGGGCCAGCACATGACAAGCTGTGGAACCAACTGGAGGCAGAGATTCACCTTCACCGCCATAAGACTGTCATCCGAGCATGTCGGGGGCGCAATGATCCGAAGAAACCTCTTCTTTCTCCAGTGGGGCAT GGTCCAGAAATGTTGAAGAAGAGCCAGGGAGTTGGCCCTATCAGAAAGGTGGTGCTGGTCAAAGATGATCATGAGGGGCTTGGCATCTCTATTACA GGAGGAAAGGAGCACGGAGTTCCCATTCTAATCTCAGAGATCCATCCAAGTCAGCCTGCAGACCGATGTGGAGGTCTGCACGTCGGAGATGCCATCCTTGCTGTCAACAGCATGAATTTGCGAGATGCCAAACACAAGGAGGCTGTCACCATTCTGTCTCAGCAG AGGTGGACAGCGATGATGAGAATGTGGAGTATGAAGACGACAGTGGCCATCGTTATCGACTCTACCTGGATGAGctggacagcagcagcacagcgccacccagcagcagctccgcATCACTGCAgg
- the gopc gene encoding Golgi-associated PDZ and coiled-coil motif-containing protein isoform X1 yields MSASAGCSPAAQRSGLGPGMSMFRWLEVLEKEFDKAFVDVDLLLGEIDPDQVDITYEGRQKMTSLSSCFAQLCHKTQTVFQLNHKLEAQLVDLRSELTEAKAERKVIEREVHDQLLQLHALQLQLHAKQGHAEDSDSIKDRLPAPTLEVMEQELEVSKKEKLAEARLGTEVKLFKKENEALRRHMAVLQAEVYGARLAAKYLDKELAGRVQQIQLLGRDMKGPAHDKLWNQLEAEIHLHRHKTVIRACRGRNDPKKPLLSPVGHGPEMLKKSQGVGPIRKVVLVKDDHEGLGISITGGKEHGVPILISEIHPSQPADRCGGLHVGDAILAVNSMNLRDAKHKEAVTILSQQRGQIEFEVVYVAPEVDSDDENVEYEDDSGHRYRLYLDELDSSSTAPPSSSSASLQALEKMSLSNGAETRDTGISSEMTAEETSSKTPETDCSS; encoded by the exons ATGTCCGCTTCGGCTGGATGCTCCCCGGCGGCTCAGAGATCAGGCCTGGGTCCAGGTATGTCTATGTTTCGCTGGCTAGAAGTGCTAGAGAAAGAGTTTGACAAGGCCTTCGTGGACGTTGATCTGCTGCTCGGAGAAATAGACCCAGATCAAGTCGATATCACGTACGAGGGTCGGCAGAAGATGACGAGTTTGAGCTCCTGTTTCGCTCAGCTCTGTCACAAAACCCAGACGGTTTTCCAACTGAACCACAAACTAGAA GCTCAGCTAGTGGACCTGCGTTCTGAGCTGACTGAGGCTAAGGCTGAGCGGAAAGTGATAGAAAGGGAGGTCCATGACCAGCTCCTGCAGCTTCATgctctccagctgcagctccatgCCAAGCAAGGCCATGCTGAGGACTCTGACTCCATTAAAGACAGACTG CCTGCCCCAACATTGGAAGTGATG GAGCAGGAACTCGAGGTCAGCAAGAAGGAGAAATTAGCAGAGGCAAGACTGGGGACAGAAGTAAAACtatttaagaaagaaaatgaggCTCTTCGCAGACACATGGCAGTACTGCAGGCCGAAGTGTACGGAGCCAGACTGGCGGCCAAATACTTGGACAAGGAACTGGCTGGCAG GGTTCAGCAGATCCAGTTACTGGGCCGTGACATGAAAGGGCCAGCACATGACAAGCTGTGGAACCAACTGGAGGCAGAGATTCACCTTCACCGCCATAAGACTGTCATCCGAGCATGTCGGGGGCGCAATGATCCGAAGAAACCTCTTCTTTCTCCAGTGGGGCAT GGTCCAGAAATGTTGAAGAAGAGCCAGGGAGTTGGCCCTATCAGAAAGGTGGTGCTGGTCAAAGATGATCATGAGGGGCTTGGCATCTCTATTACA GGAGGAAAGGAGCACGGAGTTCCCATTCTAATCTCAGAGATCCATCCAAGTCAGCCTGCAGACCGATGTGGAGGTCTGCACGTCGGAGATGCCATCCTTGCTGTCAACAGCATGAATTTGCGAGATGCCAAACACAAGGAGGCTGTCACCATTCTGTCTCAGCAG CGAGGACAGATAGAATTTGAGGTGGTGTATGTGGCTCCAGAGGTGGACAGCGATGATGAGAATGTGGAGTATGAAGACGACAGTGGCCATCGTTATCGACTCTACCTGGATGAGctggacagcagcagcacagcgccacccagcagcagctccgcATCACTGCAgg